Genomic DNA from Pungitius pungitius chromosome 12, fPunPun2.1, whole genome shotgun sequence:
ACCAGAGACAGATTATAATCCTTAATGACAAACTAGATGCTACCTTTTTGAGGTGGTACAAAGTCAATTTGATTGGCTCTTCGAGATGGCTCGTGTTTCTGTTACTGACGGAGGCAGTCACGACTTTAGAGTTGAGCTCGAAGCGGTGGTTCGCTTCTGGTTTCATCTTTCCATAGAAGCCTTTGGTAGAGTCCTCCAGGTTTGCATAGCCCAGCAGGTACACTGTTGTAAAGCCTTTCACCACCACAGCAGGATGACACCAGATTTAATGGACATTCATCACATTTGTCTACATTCTAATGAAAGTGGTCTATTACCAGGGTAATAGGAAGGATCTCCAGCAGCAGTCTCCAACTGAAGGTCCAGTTTAGCTTGTTTTGATGACAAAGTCACAGCCCCCTTGGGTAAATCAGCCCCTTTCAttaccagcagctccagctctggacccaggtaaatacacttttattgaTTAAAATTTCATGTCTAATAATACTGTGGATGACGTccaaaaaagagaaatctaCCAGCTTTCGGAAACGAACATTCCATCAAAAGATGTGTTAATGTGAACAAATTGTCTTTGAACCTGAGTAACTGGAGGATCCGTTGATCCCAGGGGGCTTAATGAAAGCCGCTGCAAATTTCAGACTGTTCTCCACCAGGTTCAGAAAGGTGGAGACTTTCCTGTTATCATTGAAGGCTCCGCCGGACAAGAGCTCGTCGATCAGAGACAGCAGTTGCTACAggcacaggagagagagagcagggtgGGAGGGAGAAACATAAGCACGAGCCGGGaaaaacaggagacagagtcCGCCAGAGGCAGACATTCAGGCTCCATACCACCTCAGGTCAAAATAAACAGTCTGCATAGCTGTGCAAAGACATGTCCACTCCATGTGATGCAAGAATGCAACGATTCCTACTTTGGGTGCTTTTCTTGCATAATCTAACagtatttaaatcatttatgtACAGCAATACCTTCATTATGTCCTCTCCATCCAGCTCTTTTGGATCCTCACTTTCTGTGAGGTTGAGACAGCTTTTTTCTAATTGCACCATGAGGTTATGTGCAGCGGGAAGTTTCTAGAAAAGCAATTTGgtgaatacaaaacaaaaatatgggGCAAAATACAGAATATTTGTTGAATGGTGTTTTGTTTACGGTGTGGTTTTACCTCTCGCAGATTGTTCCTATCTTTGAATACATCACAGTTTAAAGCTGAGGAAACAGGaggttttgtttcattaaatgtgCTTTCTGATGGCTGTGCCCATGAAATGTTTATATATGTAGAGATTCAGTCATGGGTTTTGGAAGTGGATTGGAGCGCTGCAGTGCTCTTACCAGTGCAGCGACTCCTTTTGTTGCCATAGTTAGTGAACCCTTCGTGGCATGCACATTCATGGCTGCCGTTTCCACGGTGGTGGCAGGTTCCATTTCCGCAGATTGTTTTATCAATACTACACATGTCTGTAATGGAAACAAATCAGGGAGAGGGGAAAGTGTGTTTCAGACGGTTGCaatcaaacaataaatattCTGGTCCACCTGAAAGTTCATGTCCAAAATGTTACTTAATAGTAATTAATATAATGCCAAGAAAAAGGACAGACAATAAGTCAAATCAACTTACTTAAATAAATCCATTGTTGTATTTACAATCACATCATATTCCTCACCTTCACATTTCTCCTGACTGCCAGTGAAGTTAAATCTGCCAGATTTGAGTCCAAAgccactcttacacacacagtgATAACTTCCTGGTGTGTTGAGGCATGCTGCATTTGGACCACAAACATCTTCTTTTTTACACTCATCAATATCTACACGAGCAAGAAGAAGACATCTTAGAACAACGAAAAAAAGGAATCCATTGCTGAAAAACCACTGAAACCAGAAACCGTCATTTTACTGAAGCCACATAAAGAGAGAAATGTATGCCCTACATATAATCCACCACAGTGTGATCTAATAGGGTACTTATGAGTTTCTCACCGTTGCATGTAACGTTTTCACTGCCGCGAAAGCTTTCGAGTCCAGTTGTAGAATTGAATCCATTGAGACAAATGCAGGAATAATGGGGAATTGTGTTTTCACATGCGGTATTAGGTCCACAGATTTCATTGTTTTCAGTGCACTCATTGATGTCTTAAAACAAAAGATTAGGACAGGACAGTTATACTTAGATGACAACTGCAGCAATGAAACTTTTATActtaaaaatgtatacatttaataatttttgaagattgcTTACCTTTACATTGATCCGCTAAAGCTTGAAAACTCACATTCTTTGATGTTGATTGGAAACCAACATGACACTGGCAATAGTTGATGCCGTCTATTTTGGAACAGGTCGCATTTGTTCCACATGGATTATTGGGCGTTCCGTCGTCATTAGTTTCAGTGCATTTATCCTCATCTTAATCAAGCACAAATATAAGAAAAACAGAtacaaaaaatgtcaaatcaacATTTCCAAGacaatttgcactttatttcaaTCTGAACGTTAATTTACCAAaccaaataatatatatttgcaaTTACTAACTTCTATATGCAAAAATaagaaacacattatttttcttcgATGGGCTATGTGTacaagagtttgtttttcataCCATTTGCAATATTCCTCTTCCTAATAAATCGTGGGCTGCTGAAGTCTGTTGACAGGACCATCACGAGGGAGAGGTACAAAGCTGAAAAGCAAATAGGTGACTGTCAGTCTATAAGTTcaacacttcccccccccatgaatGCAACACTTGTTACCCTGGCAACTATGCATAATCTACACTAGCCGCCTTTAAAAAATCATTCTTAGCTTTTTCTGTGTAGCTAAAGGGACATTAATGAGTGTAACTTGAACAACACCAGACGTGTtcagagtgaaaaaaaatgcTCTGTAGTAAAGGTAGATTCCCTCATTTTCTACCATCATTTCCTCAGATTGTTCCAATTTTTCAACGAGGGTGTCTGCAGAACTCTGTTTCCTATGTACGAGGAAACATCAGCTGGTGTGATACGAgcacaaaaaaatgcaatacatCCTCAGCCAGTTTGAGTCCAGAATGAGTGCTGTGGTTGCTTAAATGAAGCCAGATGCGTGCAATGTGCACTCAGCATATGGAGACAGGAAGTAACAGGCCAGTTTGAGATACACCATTTTCTTTATCTCAGGGCAGCTGATAATCATAACGATTGGATTCGTACACGGGAAACGAAATGacggtaaaatgtgttttagtaCAAGTTGTTATCACTCAATGTTGTGTTGTCTCATAGCAACCCTTTCTGTGTGACTGTGGACACACAGAAAGGGTTAGTCACGTGGTTGCCATGCAATGACCTCTTAAGGTAAAAATAGCACTTTAAAAGCAGAAGAACAGATGTGCTTTGTGCAATTGGAACCAAAAAGTGGCGGTTTTCAGCATCACCCTCCTTCTTGTTCTCATAATTCATTCGGGGTCTtttccaaacacacaaaaaaacaaaatatacacGGACACACTGATACCTATTCCTTTAGGTTTGACGGCAACCGTAGTTAGTAAGTTTCCCTCTTTGGGTCCCAGAAAACTTTTTCAACAAATGATTTTCCATCCGAACTATGGTGCAAATGGATGATAGATGTGACTCACCCAGTATCATGAGATTCCACTTGCTGGCCATGGTGAAGAGGAAAGCACCGTCCAGAAAACAAAACTCAGGGAAAACAACCCGAGAGTTTAACACTTAGATCAAACAGTTACTTATAAGTTGCCCTGGTTGTTTCTAGTTTAAAGTGaaaagaaggcaaaaaaaaatagtatcCACTAATCCACTAGTTGAAGGGAGGGGGACATGTCCGATCAGTATTTGCCGACACCAGCgtataaaaaatatgtaaaaaaagatgGAATCGGTCGTCTCTCTCCTCATACAATGACCTCTCCTCTTGTCTCTGTTTGAATCGTCATCTGCTCTCACTAATGAGGTGACTTGCTAAGATGACTAGTTTTTCTCGGGAGGggtttcactctctctctctctctctctctctctctttttccgaATCACATCTCCGACACAGAGGTTGGTGCAGCCAGAAGTTGAGAACAGAACGCACTCTTGTTAGAGTGTGGTGATGTTGAGAGGAAATGGCAATGTCAGCTCACACCACACAACTCTGATGACAACAATGTGTTACCCAACCGCGTTTTTGCAAAAAGTgaatttctctctttctctccctctgcctttgCTGCCGGACTCTGAGGTCAGGCGAGCGAAAGGGGGTCAAGAGGAGTTTATGCGACTGGTCATTGTCCAGCTAGTGGGCTTCAGCTCCCAGCGCGGCGACTATGGCGATGACACATTTACAGCTTTTTGCCTTTGAGTGGCTCTGTGCGAGACAATGTAACAATGGTAACAATGTTGCGCTTCATTTGGAAAGATTTGAACAAAGAACATTGaatttatatgtgtatatgtaattCCCCACTCCCTAACAGCGGAAATACTGCacttattttcaataaaaaggaaaaaaacagcaaatttaGGTCACAGGGTaacatggttaaaaatacaATCAAGTGTCAGAAGTTAGCTGTAAATGAAAGTACCGTCAGTAAGAGGAAATAGAGATCTGAGAAACCGGCATAAAAGGAACAcactgttctttttcttttcacacatcTATAGATGTTCATCACATCTGCGTCACAAGATGACACTACTGAAACCTACAGGATGTGCCAATACTGGCTTGAGTGTGAGCTCTAACGGTTCATAAAAACAACCGAACGGGACAAAACAAATTGTTGAATTTTCCACCACTTTTCTTGTTTCCAGGTCAAAATGGCGAGGTCTTTTTCAGGCCTGGAGACTCGCTGACAGGCACTGGCATTATTGCG
This window encodes:
- the LOC119221017 gene encoding adhesion G protein-coupled receptor E1, with translation MASKWNLMILALYLSLVMVLSTDFSSPRFIRKRNIANDEDKCTETNDDGTPNNPCGTNATCSKIDGINYCQCHVGFQSTSKNVSFQALADQCKDINECTENNEICGPNTACENTIPHYSCICLNGFNSTTGLESFRGSENVTCNDIDECKKEDVCGPNAACLNTPGSYHCVCKSGFGLKSGRFNFTGSQEKCEDMCSIDKTICGNGTCHHRGNGSHECACHEGFTNYGNKRSRCTALNCDVFKDRNNLREKLPAAHNLMVQLEKSCLNLTESEDPKELDGEDIMKQLLSLIDELLSGGAFNDNRKVSTFLNLVENSLKFAAAFIKPPGINGSSSYSELELLVMKGADLPKGAVTLSSKQAKLDLQLETAAGDPSYYPGFTTVYLLGYANLEDSTKGFYGKMKPEANHRFELNSKVVTASVSNRNTSHLEEPIKLTLYHLKKTNEMNHTCVFWDASEEGGSWSTRGCQVIESKPEHTVCSCNHLSSFAVLMALYDVEDTFELQLITWLGLSLSLICLFICILTFSLIKSIKSPRTTIHLHLCINLFIAFIIFLAGLSRTENRVGCAVVAGLLHFFFLAAFCWMCLEGIQLFRMVVLVFNTNFKTLYMLAGGYGVPAVIVAISAIVNAGGYGTEKYCWLHLEFIWSFFGPVCVIIAVNIFFFLITVWKLAEKFSSLNPDLDNLHKIKVFTITAVAQLTLLGTMWIFGCFQFNEGTIVTSYLFTVCGSFQGVMLFVMHCLFSKQVRDEYGNILSRFWAPRVKSYSNITDSHTSKANASKSSQDTGESRLWAQSKF